From a single Saccharomyces kudriavzevii IFO 1802 strain IFO1802 genome assembly, chromosome: 15 genomic region:
- the SCP1 gene encoding Scp1p (similar to Saccharomyces cerevisiae SCP1 (YOR367W); ancestral locus Anc_7.14), with amino-acid sequence MSYDKKADVTSLDEDLRQLREGKFSPEAIQHIKVWVFKSVLAEVVPPSSLLQCLKDGTVLCKLANVLHEADTKETNHISWKRSNIPFVQMDQISQFQSFARKYGVPEDELFQTVDLFEEKDPAIVYQTLKSLSRYANKKHPERFPVLGPQLSTKKPRPPIKLKPKHLQDGTGWSTLEYGYMKGASQGSEGVVLGQRRDIV; translated from the coding sequence ATGAGTTATGATAAAAAAGCAGATGTCACTTCCTTGGATGAAGATTTAAGGCAACTTAGGGAAGGCAAATTTTCACCTGAAGCAATCCAACATATCAAAGTATGGGTATTTAAATCAGTACTAGCAGAGGTCGTTCCTCCTAGTAGCTTATTGCAATGCCTGAAAGATGGAACAGTTCTTTGTAAGTTAGCGAATGTTTTACATGAAGCAGACACAAAAGAGACAAACCATATCAGCTGGAAGAGGTCCAACATCCCATTTGTTCAAATGGACCAAATTTCCCAATTTCAATCGTTTGCAAGAAAATATGGCGTACCTGAAGATGAATTATTCCAGACAGTAGATCTTTTTGAAGAGAAGGATCCAGCAATTGTTTATCAAACATTAAAGTCTCTATCACGTTACGCTAATAAGAAACATCCAGAGAGGTTTCCAGTCTTAGGACCAcaattatcaacaaaaaagcCAAGACCTCCAATCAAACTTAAACCAAAACATCTACAAGATGGTACTGGATGGAGTACTCTCGAGTATGGTTACATGAAAGGTGCATCTCAGGGTAGTGAAGGGGTTGTGTTGGGTCAAAGAAGGGACATAGTTTAG
- the MRS6 gene encoding GTPase-activating protein MRS6 (similar to Saccharomyces cerevisiae MRS6 (YOR370C); ancestral locus Anc_7.10), giving the protein MLSPERRPSMAERRPSFFSFNQNPSPLVVPHLAGIEDPLPATTPDKVDVLIAGTGMVESVLAAALAWQGSNVLHIDKNDYYGDTSATLTVDQIKRWVNEVNEGSVSCYKNAKLYVSTLIGSGKYSSRDFGIDLSPKILFAKSDLLSILIKSRVHQYLEFQSLSNFHTYENDCFEKLTNTKQEIFTDQNLPLMTKRNLMKFIKFVLNWEAQTDIWQPYAEKTMSDFLVEKFRLEKPQVFELIFSIGLCYDLNVKVPEALQRIRRYLTSFDVYGPFPALCSKYGGPGELSQGFCRSAAVGGATYKLNEKLVSFNPTTKVATFQDGSKVEVSEKVIVSPTQAPNESKHVPLQQYQVHRLTCIVENPCNEWFNEGESAAMVVFPPGSLKSGNKEVVQAFILGAGSEICPEGTIVWYLSTTEQGPRAEMDIDAALEAMEMALLRESSSGLENDDEIVQLRGDGHTIVNSVKLGQSFKEYVPRERLQFLFKLYYTQYTSTPPFGVVSSSFFDANQDLEKKYIPGASDNGVIYTTMPSAEISYDEVVTAAKVLYEKIVGSDDDFFDLDFEDEDEIQAGGAVNTEQFESAIDDDDDDVNMEGSGEFVGEMEI; this is encoded by the coding sequence aTGTTAAGTCCTGAACGTAGACCATCCATGGCAGAACGTCGTCCATCATTTTTTAGTTTCAACCAGAACCCAAGCCCTCTAGTCGTCCCGCATTTGGCTGGTATTGAAGATCCTTTACCTGCTACTACCCCAGATAAAGTTGATGTTCTAATTGCTGGGACTGGTATGGTGGAAAGTGTATTGGCTGCAGCATTGGCCTGGCAAGGTTCTAATGTCCTTCATATTGACAAGAATGACTATTATGGGGACACTTCAGCCACATTGACAGTAGACCAAATTAAAAGATGGGTGAATGAAGTTAATGAGGGCTCAGTAAGCTGTTATAAGAATGCAAAATTGTATGTATCCACACTCATCGGCAGTGGGAAGTATTCCTCGAGGGATTTCGGTATTGACCTCTCTCCGAAGATCCTTTTTGCGAAATCGGATTTATTGTCGATTCTGATCAAATCGAGAGTTCACCAATATTTAGAATTCCAATCATTATCTAATTTTCACACTTATGAAAATGACTGTTTCGAAAAATTAACGAATACAAAGCAAGAAATATTCACTGACCAAAATCTGCCATTAATGACCAAAAGGAACCTAatgaaatttatcaaatttgtaCTCAACTGGGAAGCACAGACGGACATATGGCAACCGTATGCGGAAAAAACCATGTCGGATTTTCTAGTGGAAAAGTTTAGATTGGAAAAACCACAAGTTTTTGAActaatcttttcaatcGGATTATGTTATGACCTTAACGTGAAAGTTCCAGAAGCTCTACAAAGAATACGTCGATATCTAACTAGTTTTGATGTTTATGGACCATTCCCTGCATTGTGCTCCAAATATGGTGGGCCAGGAGAATTGTCACAGGGGTTTTGTAGATCAGCCGCTGTAGGTGGTGCCACCTACAAgcttaatgaaaaattagtATCTTTCAACCCTACAACCAAAGTGGCCACATTCCAAGACGGCTCTAAAGTGGAAGTTTCTGAGAAGGTAATAGTGTCACCTACTCAAGCACCTAATGAGAGCAAACATGTTCCACTACAACAATACCAAGTCCATCGTTTAACCTGTATAGTTGAAAATCCCTGTAACGAATGGTTTAATGAGGGCGAATCTGCAGCCATGGTTGTTTTTCCTCCGGGCTCTTTGAAATCTGGTAATAAGGAAGTAGTACAGGCCTTCATTCTCGGTGCTGGCAGCGAAATTTGTCCAGAAGGAACTATTGTATGGTatttatcaacaacagAACAAGGTCCACGTGCGGAAATGGACATTGATGCCGCCTTGGAAGCTATGGAGATGGCTCTTCTAAGGGAGTCTTCTTCGGGTCTAGAAAACGACGACGAAATCGTTCAATTAAGAGGTGATGGTCATACAATAGTAAATTCCGTTAAGTTGGGtcaatctttcaaagagtACGTTCCTAGGGAGAGGTTACAGTTCCTGTTCAAACTTTATTATACGCAGTACACATCCACACCACCTTTCGGTGTAGTCAGCtcctctttctttgatgcCAATCAAGActtagaaaagaaatacatTCCTGGTGCCAGTGATAATGGTGTCATATATACAACCATGCCTTCTGCTGAGATATCATATGATGAAGTGGTCACTGCAGCCAAAGTTCTATACGAGAAAATAGTaggtagtgatgatgactTCTTTGATCTAGATttcgaagatgaagatgagatACAAGCTGGCGGTGCTGTCAACACAGAACAATTTGAAAGCGCCAtagacgatgatgatgatgatgttaATATGGAAGGTTCCGGTGAATTTGTAGGTGAAATGGAGATATGA
- the RAD17 gene encoding Rad17p (similar to Saccharomyces cerevisiae RAD17 (YOR368W); ancestral locus Anc_7.12), protein MRINSEVANKFSASTVHLEHITTALSCLTPFGSKDDVLIFIDADGLSFVRENNHIVKIQLLLSRELFMSYSYRNETEDHMKLCVKINHILDSVSVMNRNSDDIVECTLSYDGHGSPFVLIFEDSLISERVEYSTYLIKDFDTNGLDLDRERISFEAIIKGEALYSALKDLKEIGCKECYVYAKTEVNDENVFALISKSQLGYSKIKLPSNRSILEKLQVFGGDSTTVLDGSAVVGFFDFTSFDKIRKSTKIASKVLFRMDIHGVLSVNILSQTDDVIITDTTRPSNSRSGNVHQLQLPKDYPGIVIEVCMLEKESIDEAAQTEIELLMESNELGNCSNPKKFNTNKKYATENRNNEASNDNLLQLNGKRIKAPTEDNNESKNEGDEDNHYTYPANDIPLFF, encoded by the coding sequence ATGCGAATCAACAGCGAAGTAGCAAACAAGTTTTCTGCTTCAACAGTCCACTTAGAGCATATCACCACAGCCTTGAGTTGTTTGACACCTTTTGGTTCCAAAGACGACGTGCTCATATTCATTGACGCCGATGGCTTATCATTTGTCAGAGAGAACAATCATATTGTAAAAATTCAGTTGCTACTATCTCGAGAACTTTTTATGTCTTACTCATATAGAAATGAAACTGAGGACCATATGAAACTATGTGTAAAAATAAACCATATTTTAGATAGTGTTAGCGTGATGAATAGGAATTCAGATGACATTGTCGAGTGTACTTTATCGTATGACGGACATGGGTCACCATTTGTGCTGATATTTGAGGATTCACTCATTTCTGAGAGAGTTGAATATTCTACCTACCTTATTAAAGATTTCGATACTAACGGACTAGACCTTGATAGGGAAAGGATAAGCTTTGAAGCAATTATTAAGGGCGAAGCTCTTTATTCAGCCTTAAAGgacttgaaagaaattggTTGCAAAGAATGTTATGTGTATGCGAAGACTGAGGTAAACGATGAGAATGTATTTGCATTAATTTCCAAATCACAACTAGGATACTCAAAGATAAAATTACCCAGTAACAGGTCTATTCTAGAGAAATTACAAGTATTTGGCGGAGACTCCACAACTGTACTAGACGGTTCTGCCGTAGTCGGcttctttgattttacTTCATTTGATAAGATCAGAAAGAGTACTAAGATCGCAAGCAAAGTGCTTTTTAGAATGGATATCCATGGTGTACTAAGTGTAAATATCCTAAGCCAAACAGACGATGTAATTATTACAGATACCACAAGACCCTCGAATAGCCGATCAGGTAATGTTCACCAACTGCAACTACCGAAGGATTACCCCGGTATTGTTATCGAGGTTTGTATGTTGGAAAAAGAATCCATCGATGAGGCAGCACAGACAGAAATAGAACTGTTGATGGAGAGTAATGAACTTGGTAATTGTAGCAATCCCAAGAAATTCAACACGAACAAAAAGTATGCGACtgaaaatagaaataatGAAGCCTCCAATGACAATTTACTGCAATTAAATGgtaaaagaataaaagcacCAACtgaagataataatgaGAGTAAGAACGAGGGCGATGAAGACAACCATTACACATATCCAGCAAACGATATTcctttgttcttttga
- the SKDI15G5010 gene encoding putative flavin adenine dinucleotide transporter (similar to Saccharomyces cerevisiae FLC2 (YAL053W) and YOR365C; ancestral locus Anc_7.16) has protein sequence MLSKHISLHWLFVLLALFRQIYGISINSSSFQLSNSFTLLSNSSQLFSVPLNISTGEYLKTSTLLTCVKNSQFSASYFEAAFFPKNNTIFFDIEAQTIISENITIKAELIAYGLSVYNKVFDLCGIQDNVLCPLKPGNIELIGSYSLESAIASQIPGIAYKIPDLDAYIVVSAYSAADEKLLKPLACVQVMLSNGRTVQTQYLSWNLVILSILGIMLSIFYSLQGYTATSTRLASYSMSLVLYFQNLAILAMISVSFLPPIVAAWTQNFQWSMGIIKIDFMQRLFDWYILATSGFPTVVYHNREVLSISVQKRELDNKAISASSNLNGIESSQKDELLYTSNLKNSKDYLSKILVLRGIKRVSYKAGIELSNFFLTGFSFFIVFILVVVIGFITFKTSLKLLDRFKIKSTKYSFFHVNWSTLLQGTLYRVIFIIYSEISLLSLWEFTQKDSAAALVEAIIVFILTTALLSSAGIRIWRQMLKSKKFFGHQSYLLFGNTEFLNKFGFLYSQFKSTKVWWLMITFAYMLIRSVLVGALQTHGKSQSVGVFLTEASYLTFLCWTRPYMDKITNIFNITIHSLNLVNAFFFLFFSNLFQQPIAVSSFMGIVFFFLNALFALYLLIFILVGFSMAVYYKHPDTEYKSIDDQRRSFLKNEMDDDAIYKLVPELHEIKKTVLECDSTRNPQINKIELCRQNSNSDYLYM, from the coding sequence ATGCTCTCTAAACATATCTCTCTTCATTGgctttttgttttacttGCATTGTTCCGTCAGATATATGGTATTTCGATTAATAGCTCCAGTTTTCAGCTTTCAAACTCATTTACACTACTGAGTAATTCATCTCAACTATTTTCCGTGCCCCTTAATATATCTACTGGAGAATATCTAAAGACATCTACTTTGTTGACTTGCGTCAAAAATTCGCAATTCTCTGCATCGTATTTCGAAGCTGCTTTCTTCCccaaaaataatactaTCTTTTTTGACATTGAAGCACAAACAATCATAAGTGAAAACATAACTATTAAAGCGGAATTAATAGCTTATGGCCTTAGTGTCTAtaataaagtttttgatCTATGTGGCATACAAGATAATGTATTATGCCCGTTAAAGCCTGGGAATATAGAACTTATTGGAAGCTATTCCTTGGAAAGCGCAATAGCTAGCCAAATTCCGGGTATAGCATATAAAATTCCTGATTTGGATGCATACATTGTGGTTTCTGCATACTCCGCTGctgatgaaaaacttctAAAACCTTTAGCGTGTGTTCAAGTGATGTTATCTAATGGTAGAACAGTCCAAACACAGTACTTGTCGTGGAACCTAGTGATATTAAGTATCCTAGGAATCATGCTTTCcatcttttattctttgcaAGGTTACACGGCCACTTCGACACGTCTAGCGTCCTATTCAATGTCATTggttttatattttcagaatttGGCTATCTTAGCCATGATTAGTGTATCCTTTTTACCTCCCATTGTTGCCGCTTGGACTCAGAACTTCCAGTGGTCAATGGGCATAATAAAGATAGACTTCATGCAGCGTTTATTTGACTGGTATATCCTTGCCACATCTGGGTTTCCTACTGTTGTATACCATAATAGAGAAGTTCTATCTATTAGTGTTCAAAAACGAGAGTTGGACAACAAGGCCATATCCGCATCAAGTAACTTAAATGGTATTGAAAGCTCTCAAAAGGATGAATTACTATACACTTCGAacctgaaaaattccaaagatTACCTATCAAAGATATTAGTATTAAGAGGTATCAAAAGAGTATCTTATAAAGCCGGGATTGAATTatcgaattttttcttgactgggttttccttttttattgtttttattctcGTGGTGGTCATAGGATTTATTACGTTCAAAACATCCTTAAAATTACTGGATCGATTCAAAATTAAGAGTACCAAATATTCATTCTTCCATGTGAATTGGAGCACGCTTTTACAAGGAACATTATATCGAGTAATATTCATAATCTATTCCGAAATATCCCTTCTATCTCTCTGGGAATTTACTCAAAAAGATTCAGCAGCAGCTTTGGTGGAGGCaattattgtttttattttaacGACAGCTCTGTTATCATCTGCAGGTATAAGGATATGGAGGCAGATGCTCAagtccaagaaattttttggccACCAAAGCTATTTACTCTTCGGCAACacagaatttttgaacaagttTGGCTTTCTTTACTCTCAATTTAAGTCTACAAAAGTATGGTGGTTAATGATTACATTCGCGTATATGCTTATTAGATCCGTCCTGGTGGGAGCTCTACAGACGCACGGAAAATCCCAATCTGTTGGAGTCTTTCTAACCGAAGCTAGCTATCTCACCTTTTTGTGCTGGACGCGACCTTATATGGACAAAATAACGAACATCTTCAATATAACTATCCATTCACTAAACTTAGTgaatgcctttttttttctattcttCAGTAACTTATTCCAACAACCAATTGCTGTTTCTTCGTTTATGggaatagtttttttctttctgaaTGCCTTATTCGCGTTATATCTAttaattttcattttagTTGGCTTTTCGATGGCGGTATACTACAAGCACCCTGATACGGAGTACAAATCTATAGATGATCAAAGACGAtccttcttgaaaaatgaaatggaTGATGATGCTATTTACAAATTAGTGCCAGAACTGCacgaaataaaaaagaCTGTTCTTGAATGCGACAGCACCCGAAATCCGCAAATAAATAAGATTGAACTTTGTAGACAAAATTCGAACAGTGATTATCTGTATAtgtga
- the RPS12 gene encoding 40S ribosomal protein eS12 (similar to Saccharomyces cerevisiae RPS12 (YOR369C); ancestral locus Anc_7.11) translates to MSDVEEVVEVQEETVVEQTAEVTIEDALKVVLRTALVHDGLARGLRESTKALTRGEALLVVLVSSVTEANIIKLVEGLANDPENKVPLIKVADAKQLGEWAGLGKIDREGNARKVVGASVVVVKNWGAETDELSMIMEHFSQQ, encoded by the coding sequence atgtctgacgttgaagaagttgttgaagttcaagaagaaactgtTGTTGAACAAACCGCTGAAGTTACCATTGAAGATGCTTTGAAGGTTGTCTTGAGAACCGCTCTAGTTCACGATGGTTTAGCCAGAGGTTTGAGAGAATCTACCAAGGCTTTAACCAGAGGTGAAGCTTTGTTGGTTGTTTTGGTCAGTTCTGTTACCGAAGCTAACATCATCAAGTTAGTTGAAGGTTTGGCTAACGACCCAGAAAACAAGGTTCCATTGATCAAGGTTGCTGATGCTAAGCAATTAGGTGAATGGGCCGGTTTGGGTAAGATCGATCGTGAAGGTAATGCTAGAAAGGTCGTCGGTGCTTCTGTTGTTGTCGTCAAAAACTGGGGTGCTGAAACTGATGAATTATCCATGATCATGGAACACTTTTCCCAACAATAA
- the PIP2 gene encoding oleate-activated transcription factor PIP2 (similar to Saccharomyces cerevisiae OAF1 (YAL051W) and PIP2 (YOR363C); ancestral locus Anc_7.17) — MYLNDASSPTTDRISRKRNRLSFVCQACRKAKTKCDQEKPRCGRCTKQNLFCIYDVARQAAPRNPNKDATIARLKKEIRYWRNKTVDLTQEKKDFYTALKRPTEALAKNTRKTSKSSQKNNFPISLYKTHPRLIMTKVMKREVNPLSEKYLIFQDTFLKTLIASVLLNSSRNSMIPALNADISSSRTQPCVRNNVVKMREVLLRNSKYESQRRSINEFTDRLLQKKNPEEQLAINKVISLLYSNRESSYLEDTCPSENDYSDLLKGYISEIEKTVPPKAITEQYLSHFFEHIFHLIPFASKEMLEESIHTTVRYNEFGKVRLSLGTTLLRNKMENLCILLLILRISYISLTFIEDKIEDYSPYITKEMLEQYPIQSETIFLAQQILASENWCACANENTISCLLYIWSAFVFSPTEGDFLLEQPSDIIINLVIIIGTSIGLHRDPSDFPALNHPQVSDKRLLNLRRIQWLSTISMASLESSLKGRLLVSPLSMIDLFINVRDPNCVEIYKKRVKKDLTGSESDEQLLEIHEIFFHRAQLALFLSDLNNITISYSGSVPMDTLENLRIKANELLRNNFQLRSVDINIFDEEKTFQKLSFNSVLNSISLSGQILGKLMMLRASIALMLYFEALAMERSECLPFFFKYFFQCCADTISLMKFFLLYFNGSYEKVLSSLVCFITTKVIQLAVPTTMFTLLVIIMRVELAKNMLLIKCNECNARGDISSLPKIKEKIRSLDIIKDNFERLLLEVYLLASQNLRFKYFYIFKMLTLFDVFIQRLRKGQLFSGLFVKVNKDSTTKKIATMLELTLGINLDKSDHLIDRLKGKNLTVNFTLDQLSEILSEFDKISEISTTDSHNSMNSSKPNMKDNTPTIELLLNSTMDKNSDVAPLNCLDKATNLGGSPSISILARNGSNQNDGEKVPPPAHPSEGSFAAPILNFMPANNNYSNSSANKGSNDNVKLPSNFKSYYDPPMSSLDVSMDVPDIFGSLDFFDYDLLFQND, encoded by the coding sequence ATGTACCTGAATGATGCCTCATCACCGACAACGGATAGGATTAgtagaaagagaaatagGCTCTCCTTCGTTTGTCAAGCATGTAGAAAAGCTAAGACCAAGTGCGACCAGGAGAAACCTCGTTGCGGTAGGTGTACCAAGCAGAACTTGTTTTGCATTTATGATGTAGCCAGACAAGCGGCACCTAGAAACCCCAATAAAGATGCTACCATAGCgagattgaaaaaggagATTCGATACTGGAGAAATAAAACCGTGGATTTGactcaagaaaagaaggactTTTATACTGCTTTGAAAAGGCCTACTGAAGCGCTAGCCAAAAATACCAGGAAGACATCTAAAAGCTCTCAGAAGAACAATTTTCCGATAAGTCTTTATAAGACCCATCCTAGGTTGATTATGACCAAAGtgatgaaaagagaagTCAACCCTTTGTCGGAGAAATACCTGATATTTCAAGATACTTTCCTCAAGACATTAATTGCGTCTGTGCTTTTGAATTCGTCCAGGAATTCCATGATTCCTGCATTAAATGCGGATATTAGCAGCTCCAGGACACAACCATGCGTAAGGAATAACGTGGTGAAAATGAGAGAAGTTCTCTTGAGGAACTCAAAATATGAGTCACAAAGAAGGTCCATCAATGAGTTTACTGATAGGCTTctgcaaaagaagaacccTGAAGAGCAGCTTGCGATAAATAAAGTAATCTCTTTACTGTACAGTAACAGAGAATCATCATACCTAGAGGATACATGTCCTTCGGAAAATGATTACTCTGATTTGTTAAAAGGCTATATCAGTGAAATCGAGAAGACAGTCCCACCAAAGGCTATCACGGAACAATAcctttctcattttttcgaaCATATTTTCCACTTGATACCGTTTGCAAGCAAAGAGATGCTCGAAGAGTCGATTCATACAACCGTACGGTACAATGAATTCGGTAAAGTACGACTATCTTTGGGGACAACTCTTTTACGAAATAAAATGGAGAATTTATGCATCTTATTGTTAATATTGAGGATTTCATATATCTCTTTAACATTTATAGAAGATAAGATTGAAGACTACAGTCCATATATCACTAAAGAGATGTTGGAACAGTATCCCATTCAAAGCGAGACCATTTTTCTAGCACAGCAGATACTTGCATCTGAAAACTGGTGTGCTTGtgcaaatgaaaatacCATTTCATGCTTGCTTTATATTTGGTCGGCATTTGTTTTCTCTCCCACCGAGGGTGACTTTTTGTTAGAACAACCGTctgatattattattaaccttgTTATCATAATAGGAACATCCATTGGATTGCATCGTGATCCATCTGACTTTCCAGCCTTAAATCACCCCCAAGTTTCAGACAAAAGGCTACTAAACTTGAGAAGGATACAGTGGCTATCAACCATTTCTATGGCATCTTTAGAATCAAGCTTGAAAGGAAGGCTATTGGTATCGCCCCTTTCAATGATTGatcttttcatcaatgtTCGAGATCCTAACTGTGTAGaaatctataaaaaaagagtcaAGAAGGATTTAACAGGTTCAGAATCAGATGAGCAGCTACTAGAAATCcatgaaatatttttccaCAGAGCTCAGTTGGCACTGTTCTTGTCCGATTTGAACAATATAACCATCTCATATAGTGGTTCAGTACCAATGGATACGCTGGAAAATTTGCGTATTAAAGCTAATGAACTGTTAAGGAACAACTTTCAGTTAAGAAGTGTGgatataaatatatttgATGAGGAGAaaacatttcaaaaattaagCTTTAATTCAGTTCTGAACTCAATAAGTTTATCGGGTCAAATTTTGGGGAAATTAATGATGCTAAGGGCGTCAATAGCGTTGATGTTATATTTTGAGGCACTAGCAATGGAAAGAAGCGAGTGcctgcctttttttttcaagtatttttttcaatgttgCGCAGATACCATTTCcttgatgaaattctttCTATTATATTTCAATGGCAGCTATGAAAAAGTCCTCTCTTCTTTAGTATGTTTCATCACTACAAAAGTTATTCAATTAGCTGTTCCAACCACAATGTTTACCCTCTTAGTAATTATCATGAGGGTAGAGTTGGCCAAAAATATGCTACTGATCAAATGCAACGAATGTAATGCCAGAGGGGACATTAGTAGTCTtccaaaaatcaaagagaaaataaggTCCTTGGATATTATCAAggataattttgaaagacttTTATTAGAAGTATATCTACTTGCGTCCCAGAATCTGAGATTCAAatacttttatattttcaaaatgttaACTTTGTTTGACGTATTCATTCAAAGATTAAGAAAGGGCCAATTATTTTCGGGTCTGTTTGTCAAAGTGAACAAGGACTCAACCACCAAGAAAATCGCCACAATGCTAGAGTTGACACTTGGTATCAACCTGGACAAGTCTGATCATTTAATTGATAGATTAAAAGGTAAAAATCTTACGGTTAACTTTACGCTTGACCAACTAAGCGAAATTCTAAGCGAGTTTGATAAGATAAGTGAAATTAGTACTACTGATTCGCATAATTCTATGAATTCATCAAAGCCAAATATGAAGGATAATACTCCCACAATAGAACTTTTGCTCAATTCAACTATGGACAAGAATAGCGATGTAGCGCCGTTAAACTGTTTAGATAAGGCCACTAATTTAGGTGGTTCTCCTTCAATCTCTATCTTGGCTCGCAATGGCAGTAACCAAAATGATGGCGAAAAAGTGCCCCCACCGGCCCATCCGAGTGAAGGAAGTTTTGCCGCTCCTATCTTAAACTTTATGCCTGCAAATAATAACTATAGCAACAGCAGCGCCAACAAAGGTAGCAATGACAATGTCAAGTTGCCAAGCAATTTCAAGAGCTACTACGACCCGCCGATGTCTTCTTTGGATGTATCCATGGACGTCCCGGACATTTTTGGCAGTCTTGATTTCTTCGATTATGACCTTCTCTTCCAGAATGATTAG